The nucleotide window aagacgtcttctgcgcgaggcgtctggccagcgcacgcgagagagagagagagagagagagagagagagagagcagtgcgaggagacgcgtgtgcgtgagatagagacagcgcgagagaaaaccctatagctgcgcggctgcagcaggtcgggcttgccacaagcgggaggcatagcccgcgcgcgcgcgcgcgagagagagagatcacactggccgcgcgagagccgagtcgagcgcgtacgtgtgcgagcgagagagagagagagagacagagagagagagagagagagagagagacagagagagagtgagggagagagagagagagacacagagagagagtgagggagagagagagagagagagagagacagccgtcagcggactggacctgggcctgtggcccgccgtctgctgcacgagcgtggctcgtgtttgagcgtcccagcgtaagccctgcgtggcgaaactgtgcgcgggaggcactacagccaccgtgttgtagggaagggctgggcgaaatacatgtgcaataaaacttaaccattgtgtgtgatcattttcccctctccctagcgttctcccaaacgtgatgatcgcggtcaaatcctacgtttagaaaaatcctagtgcatgcgaggctctaggtgttgcgcacctgtgttgggaggcacagcgtcgcaaacGTGCCGATAGCAGTAAATGAGTTTCGATCTGATGGCTTCACGGATGAAAAAATCAATCTTCTTAGACGCAAAGGCATATTTCCATATGATTTTGTTAATGAATTAGATAAACTAATGACATCAAAACTACcagaaaaaatgaattttacaaCAAATTAAAAGATTCACATATTACTGAGAAAGATTACAATCATGCTGTTCAAGTCTGGAAtatgtttactataaaaaCTTTGGGTAAATATTCAGATTTGTACTTGAAAAcagatgttttattattagctGACGTCTTCGAAAGTTTTCGAGAGACATCTCTGAAAGCGTATAGTTTATGTCCTGCACACTTTTACGCGACTCCAGGTCtcacattttcagcagctctaaaaatgacaaaggtggaattggagcttcttacagatattGACATGCTGATGTTTATTGAAGCAGGGATTCGAGGTGGAATAAGTCAATGTTGTAATCGGTATGCCAAGGTAAATAATCCATATATGGGACCTTCATATGATAAGgagcagaaaacaaagactctcttatattttgatataaataatctttatggatGGGCAATGGTACAACCTTTGCCAGTTGGAAAATTTAAATGGATAGAATATGAGACAAATAcatgttttttcaatacaccACCAGATTCTGATGTAGGCTATTTTGCTGAAGTTGACTTAGAGTATCCTGAAGAAGTACACGATGATCATCGAGATCTCCCTTTTTGCGCAGAGCATCGTACACCACCTGGCTCTAAACAGAAGAAACTTCTAACTACTTTGAATGATAAGACAAGGTATGTAATTCATTATCGAGCACTGAAACAGGCGATAGATAATGGACTTCGACTGAAAAAGGTGCATAgaattttgagttttgagcaGAAGGCCTGGCTCAAACCATATGTCGAACTAAATACAGAGAAAAGAAAGCAGTCCAagaatgaaattgaaaaactgttttataaattattaattaatgctgTCTATGGAAAGtgtatcgagagagagagagagagagagagagagagagagagagagagagagagagcgcgatcTCGCGTTGATGTGCGTTTagtgaataaatttacaggtcgatatggagcagaagcacgtatagctcaaccaaattttcatagttgtgcaatctttgatgaaaatttagttGCTATTCAGCTAAAGAAGACAAGTATAACAAtcaagaaaccaatttatgtTGGTCTCTGTATTCTCGATTTGTCAAAAACATTagtatatgattttcattattcatatatgaaaCAACGAGTAggagaaaaatgtaaacttcTTTATACAGATGCAGATAGTTTAATATACGAAGTTGCGGACATTGATATGTatcaaataatgaaagaagataTACACAAGtttgatacttctgattaTGATGAGAATAATCAGTTTGAAATTCCGcgtgttaataaaaaagttcctgGATTGATGAAAGACGAATGCTGTGGCAAGATTATGACAGAGTTCGTAGGTttaagaagcaaaatgtatagtattttGATTGATGGAGCTGAGACAGTGAAAAAAGCCAAAGGGATAAAGTCCAATGTAGTAAAGAAATCAATCACATTGgaagattatcgaaaatgtcTTCAAGatcttgttattataaaacgtgaGCAGTGCAATATTCGTTCAAAATTACACATAGTCCATactgaaaaacaagaaaaaattgcTCTAAGTCCTGACAATGATAAAAGATACTTATTACCTCATAGTACAAATACTTTGCCCTGGGGTCATTACAGAATTATGGAAGAACAGATGACGCAAGCTGCAATGCATGTAGAGGGGGAAGCGGAGGAGAGGGGATACAATGCAGCTAATGGCAATGAAGCAGAAGAataaagagagggagaaaatgAGAGGGAGGATGAGGTAACCATTGGCAATGatgcagaagaaaaaagagagggagaaagtggGAGGGGGGATGAAGGTGAACAAATCAGAATTGAATACGATGTGCCTGAGGAGTTCATGCACGAATGGGATCCATCATTAGATAAGATAAGATTAGAATCAGAAGAGAGAAGGGATATCTTACTAGAGGCAATGGAAAGGGCAGGAATTGTGGTGGGAAATGGGCTATATGAACGCACGGACAACAACGAGGAGCACATTCGAGAAATCGAAGCGAACAACGAACCTTCTACAAAGAGACCAAGGCTCACCTAACTTCATAATAAGTAAGTTATATTTCATAGTTCTCCCTCATTACTTGtctttaatacaattttctctaacatcaatttttatttatgcttTTTTCAGAATGGATCTATCTGCACTCAACAAGATTGCTGAGCGAGAGTTCTTGCCAAAGAAAAGAGCAACAGACATGGAAAAAGATCATCAGTATATGGTGACAGCACTGAAAGAGGTCAAGACAAGGTTCGGTACGAAGATTGTTGCTGAACTTGATGACAGCTTTCAAGTTTTCTTGCCAGAGAAGATTTCATCGGCTATTCTGAAAGATGAAGCGTTTTTCAATTCACTCTGCAATAGTGCAAATaaactttgtttatttttaaaatatctgggTGGATCTTCTTTTAAGTTCGATTCTAGTACTCAATAAGAATGAACAAATCACAAATTGATTTtacaaagatatattttttattaacttacacataataataatacatgaataaatttaatatgatAAACATAATAcatctgctttttttatttactacaaTCTGATCCTTTTatccataaaaaaaagaacataaattgttaatatagTTACATTAAAgaatctcatttttatttatccaactattatgctCGTCACTAAATCCTAGccatttaacatatacacGTTTACCACTTTTTCTTAATACTTTTTCTACTAGATAAATTTCaggatacatagttttatgaatttctgTTTCATAAAAGCCACCTGAGACggttttattgttataatcttTGAGGTGGTATGTTGTCGGATTAGTTTTGACAACCCgcgttattgtaaaaatttcagTAGACCAGTTTGGTgtgtaacctttttcaaaaacattttttatcctacttattcgtactttatctcctactttaaatttcggttttttcactggcgacttttcatttggaaattttgaggctcgattcctgttgtccgatgttttctcaaattgtatgctttgagtaagttaggtagaatatccaaccatttatagcttccctgtttgctgaattctgtccacattgcattttttaatgttctattgaatcgttcgcatatacttgcatgaagattactatgcgaagagtataagtgtatattgtgcttcttcataagtttttgaaaaattgaatagtaaaattcttttccttggtcagtttgtagattcttcggtaGTCGTCCTTCTTTTAGTATTAACTTCATAGCTGCAGTAACATCATTACCACTCTTTGACTTGACTGGCATGGCCCATGCATACTTTGACAATatatctatgacagtgagtaagtaatgaaaatctttgttttctttagaatatggtatcatttctacaagatccgcttgccaagtctcgtctattccacgtatgtcatattttcttctattgtatcgccgacgtgctggcttgtgcagctcttcagctactCTATGATGTTCCATCTTCCTTTACAGTAGATGAAAATCCATCTGGAAATTCGTCTAtacgaacttttaattgtttattcacttcttcaatgatataatcaacaccagagtaattgcgaagagttgtactataaagataacgcaattttgcatttacttccaattgatgtttttcaacttgctgcttatattcttctataacttgcccagcttcacgtaattcctcaataatcgactggatttcattgacgtgattattatttccagctgatcgttcggcaatcaataatcgaagtctctcagtaagctcgtttggatcatcccagaagacgagatcaatggaagaatttttcttaactattttatatttaggtatgagacctcctccgctgctactgttctttttacgtggagtgctgcggaacattggtgctaaaatattcttatatttattacttctcgacattcgtatagattcatctttgctgaattttttccgatgagcatttgttgcttcCAAAATCTTGCGATAATTTGCACGATCTGATGAGCTCAGAAGAAGatcatccggatattttttaaatagcaattccatCAGTCCACTCGTTTtaggataactttcatttctgactttaacatatttatcatcaaattcaatttctgaatcaccaatcatatacacttcatcaacctttcgcactccgtatatattatcaatcgttctacggcttttatctagcaatgataaaaagtcttcagctgattcatttttttccactcgcggatctaaatgtagaattggttattgtgtcataaacatcatcatcatcatcatcatcatcataatcataaacagtataatccaataaatttgatttattgttcttattttgatcgttgagcaaacttgatcgatcgattttcattcgttttttcattttcttactgCCGCTGTTTCTATCCAAAATATGATTAAATGGTTGCTGCAGTGTGCTTTCACTTTGCATCTCAACAAGTTTCTCAAGTGGTGAGATGACTGGTTTTAGAGTATCaccgatgactttttcaaaatcatctttctcctgttttaataaagtgtattttttttaatagcctcacgagctcgcaagagctcactaagaacattcttctctttcttgaaGTCTGACATGTTGACGTGGTGATGTCTACAACTGAACTGCAAGTTAGAGACCcataattacttttttattgcaaaacagtcaaatccttttctgtatctaccctcattcatcgatctatctttgtcaatgacaatgaatccatatctatcattcttccaacattcagaacaaagatttcgaaattcattaaaagttaaatcggtgttcacatgatcttcatagatatgtttacgatttacatcatcttgtcgataaattactaacaaattgacattatcccTAATCAAatgttttcctatatgagcataagattgacatagatagaaactATCTACACTtttatgtctccccatacagaagaatgctctgacgttatcctgcttctcacatgccacatcatcaaaaatcataattgaatttggaagggcttcatccggagatactacagattcatgctcactgaacggaagatatgatactccttcaatcggatccaggacatttttgagaaattgatactttggttgattcaaggatttagagtatacatacaaattttcaaacctaagaccattgggatgtgttattaaagccaataaactatttgtttttccacagttcGATGGCCCACAGAAtactgctcgtatactatctggtagtaattccccatgacgcttttttcttttctcttttccaaaatcgaaatttgtcaCGGGGAGTTTGACGTTCTACCCGGTAAAATCCATGTTAACTCAACAGAGTCAGATATAACATTGAGCTCTTGAAATATAAACGCCCTTTTTATACCATGAACGTCAGTTGTGAATCAACGctcgaagagagatgatcatacATAAATCTCAGAAACATCCGAAAGGCTATGGATCgcttgataaagttatcaataacttacctgttgaaatgcatcttcctggatatcaatactgcggtcccggaaccaaactgaaaaagcgaatgaaaagaggagatcctggcattaatccgcttgatcaggcGTGTAAAAAACATGACATTGTTTACtccgataaaaacggagatcgtaaagctgcagacaagaagcttgctgaggaagctatgcaacgtgtcagagccaaggatgctagtcttggtgaaaaagcttttgcttttgctgttagcaatgctatgaaattaaaaggaaaaaccgGAATgggattgaaatttaataagttagtgactgtagctaaaaaatcaatgacagcaagtaaacattctcgcaaggttattcaatcagccttgaagggtgcacgtcaagctgttaaaagtgtaggtggaaagaaaaaagttatcattccacgtgttctgccgcttccatcaaaaattggtggagttcttccttttctcattccattgttcgcaggactaagtgccaccggtgctctagcaggaggtgctgctggaatagctaaagcagttaatgatgctaaagctgcgcagaaaaatcatgaagaaagtaagaggcataataagaccatggaagctattgctttaggcaaaggtcttcatcttaagccctataaaactggAATGGGGTTATTTATGAAACCTCATATCGGCAGTGGTCATCAagtcagtagaaaaaaaaaacttcgatttaactttgccaAATCATGCACTGACTGACTatgatctaaaaaaatatgctcgtatgatgaaaatctcagatttccgaggtgttttcatgagaaataatctacCTCCCGGCGGTCCATGGCATAATGAGTAAGCAGTGGTAAACTTGGACGACTTTCAAAATAGAGGCACTCACTGGGTTTGCTATCGCAAACGTGGTCCTGAAGTGATTTgttttgatagttttggtgaTCTTAAACCTCCTAACGATCTCATGTTGTATTTTAACGTGCAAGAAGTGAAATACAACTATACAAATTTTGACTCTTTTATATGTGGCCAtctttgtctttttttcttaGCTGGGAGACTATAAAAGAGGTGCTCACTGACGAATGGAATCATTATCTTCCgatcagtcatggaagatagCTTCACTCTGAGTCTCTCAGGAAACTCATCTGTCTTAGAagcgcaatattttccttcgattgaacTATCGAAGCATATAAATTTTGTCTTGGgtttagttgaacttttatcatttaactcTATTCACAATGTTGActattcaattaataaactgcatttaaacggagatattattattaatattcctactggcagttatgagattgatgctattaatcaatttttacaagcaaCCTTGAAATCCAAAGGAATCGAATTCTCTttgaaagctaacaacaatactcttAGAAGTAAAATTCTCTGTTGTCATCCGATAGATCTCACACCTCACGATTCCATAGACCGTTTCCTTGGCTTTGCTCCTCGCACTCTCGAAGAGAACATTCAacacagctctgatttaccagtgaaaatattgagaatCAATGCACTCAGAGTTGAGTGCAATATTACTGGAGGTCCTTATATCAATAATcagaaagttcatacaatccatgagttctttcccAGAGTGCCTTCGGgatataaaataatagaagttccgtcacacgtcatatatctaccggtcagtgtcaagtgcatagatcatctacaaattcaaattgtCGATCAGGGTGGAAATTTagtgaattttcgaggagaggaaatcaCTATTAGACTTCACTtcaaatctgtataatgggcatcgtttacaattctggatCATATATAAATCAGTCATCATGGCAAccagtcatcagtcgaccgaagaaactcaaaccgttaacacgcaagagcattcagtttctgaaaagtctaggactaaaagttcgtggaaaaaattcacgtgtataattctttgctgtttccagaaaaatggacgaaattctaagcattcgaTCAGGTATCGCattcgatgagtctattgctcattacgaaGTAGACGCACATCAAccatactcatcattaagctttgacaacagtgatgaaattcgtatttctatccAACAGCAAGATCTATGTTTCTTACCATCGCGCAGCTCTATCCATATATGTGGAAAGTTGCAAGTAAAAGGGGGATCAGCAGcacttgctaaaactaaatttgttAACAATGCCATTTGTCATCCGTTTGATAAAATTCGTTATGAGattaatgctgtggagatagataaaagtaaaaatgttggtcTGAGCAGTATTATGAAAggattgatttcatttaatttgaatcAGAATGATATGCTGGAGAATGCAGGCTGGCTTGGTATTCAAGACAATATCAAATCGGTCGTAGATGACAAGGGAAATTTTGACGTTGTGATTCCGCTGAGTATGATCTTGGGttttgcagaagactataaaaagattatagttaatatgaagcatgagctccttctcacaagatcgagaagtGACTTGAACGTAATAATGCAGGAAGGTACTATAGCATCTGGTGTAACTACTTATGAAGATTACGAAGTAAAAGTATCAAAGATAGAGTGGTTGATGCCATATGTTGttgcatctgataaacaacaaatccagctattgaatttcattggtaaaGATAATCCTATCTCCATGTGTTTCCGTTCTTGGGagttatttgaatatcctcttctcccAAGCACTACTAAACACGTCTGGACAGTGAAAACATCAAATCAATTGGAAAAACCTCGTTTTGTGATTCTTGGACTGCATACAAAGAGAATATCATTGAGAACTGCAAACGCCAGTCGATTTGACCATTGTGAGTTgagtaatgtgaaacttttcttgaattcacaatattatccatacaacaatatgaatctcgacatagctaaaaatcagtttaccattctctatgatatgtacgctaattttcaaaaatcctacTATGGAAGAGATCCGCAACCGCTGTTGACAAAGTCTTTGTTTCTCAACTTTGCAGCACTCgtagttattgactgttcacgacaaaacgaatctcCCAAGAGCGCTCCTGTCGATGTATGTCTGGAGTTTGAGGCTAAGAAAGATTTTCCTGCTAACACTTCAGCCTACTGTCTGATCTTACACGATCGCatcgttcagtacaatcctATTAGTGGAGATGTCAAGAAGCTCGTCTAAGCTGCATCGGAAAATGGAGTATGCAGTAGACATGActggtttcaagcaaaccgaagaagattatattctaaaggaatTAGCAATCATATCTCTCAAGGAAAATAGTGCAGATCCTATTGTTCTAACATTCAAAAATCCCTTCTCATGGAAAAAACTCTCAGACAAAATGCAAAGGGAAAACAAATGGCTCAAACATAAATATCATGGCATCAGGTGGAAAACGGATGGACATGACTACTCTTAAATTGGAAACTTGATTCGTGACGCTTTACATGATGCATCAAAAATTGTTGTCATGGgtgcattaaaacagaaatggcttcaacgattcaaatttcctGTTCACAATATTGAACAGTACGGCTATCCGTCAAAACCATCTTTTAAGTGCGTCACAGTATGCACAAATCATAATCCAAGCTATAAGACGACCTGTACATTGCACAACGTTAAACTCATGAAATTGTTCTATCAGCATAAActgtaaagtaaaataaaagaaaaaaaaataaaaaaaaattaaaaaaaaaagtagagaacgttataggcattccaaaacataataaggaaaaattatccccactctctcatcgggtactaaaacactctgagaggagaaagggtgttttagtatcttggagagagaggggatccCTCCTCTTTCAccgggtaccaaaacactctgagaggagagggggtattttagtatgcctatgttCTGGTAtacctatagcctatctacccaaaatcgatttttttatagcaataaaccagtatttatcataaaactttgaggctgtgcattttacataaaaacctttaatgtaaaagttgtagattgctgtggcgtaaaaaccctcacggataagagggaaaagcctcagcaagtgtaagctttattgaaaataagaaaagaaaattatacaaatgaaagaaaagaaaagtgaCTCTAGAGAAGAAAAACTTATCCAAAAAGACTAACGCAGaaacgcaaagacgcgaggtacctttgACGCACGcagagagctctcttaccgcaaTATCGCAAATAAATAAGCTGCAGCTGAAGAAGACTCTGAGCTGGCCTCGAcgtagtccgccgctgcttccgtcctggtCCCTGAGGTCTGGAAGCCGAGCCTGGGGAACGAGAAgatggtccgcaaccgtgTACCAAGCGCGCCCTGACGTCTCGGGGAGCCGgacgcttggcacgagggcaacaaggTGTTGCCGCAGCTCGCTCGCCCTGAAAGGAATAACGTACACAACGTGGTCACCTTCCTAAAGCCTTAGCCTAACGCCTCaagacacacacgcgcaccagacacacacgcgaacgacgcgatcgcgaaaTATCCGCAAAACGCAAGAACACTAAAGCACGACGAAATGAACACTGATTGCTCTTAGAAGGGCAGATCTCACATTCACTTTACAAAGCAAAGGTAGAGAAGCGCAAGGAAGCCAAACGTACTAGTCGTTTGGCGGTCCTAACAGaagtgagcgcgcgcgggtcgaacgcgcgctcgcgaacgGGGctggcggcgcgcgcgctgctcaaCATCGCAATGGAGAGCGCGCAGAATTCAAATACCCAAACCCGCATCTACACTACTTaactaattaaaaatgaacTGAACAAcggtgtacacacacacacacccatatccatacggacattttctaaaaacacttgatttgaaattctaatacactaaaaagtattttctagaagttttgaaaaaactcaaaattttactattacaaagcttcctctaggaggaagtaaaatgtatattcaTCAAAAGGATTGCACTCGTTTTGTCAGCCAGTCTGATTTCACTTATAGAAAACTGATGTAAGAAAAGTAAGCAAAAAGAGGCCTGTGTTCAACGACATGTACTCGATGTCAGAGGGcacaaacaaaaaatgtacattatTAAAATCGAAGTACAAGAtaagagcttcaatttgagCTGTAGTTCGATAAAAAAGGATACAtaggtaaaaagttgtctgcgatCCAAAGTAggaaaccgctgccaattcattggcacatagcttcctccaactaaatttataggtcaaataaataaagtattctttagaggaagcaaaagttttgagaaaaatccgtttttatattttagctctttagttAAGAAGCGcttgacgaaatcgtttaaaatttcagcagccgatagctttttttatggtgaat belongs to Nasonia vitripennis strain AsymCx chromosome 5 unlocalized genomic scaffold, Nvit_psr_1.1 chr5_random0004, whole genome shotgun sequence and includes:
- the LOC116417886 gene encoding uncharacterized protein LOC116417886, with the protein product MDEILSIRSGIAFDESIAHYEQDLCFLPSRSSIHICGKLQVKGGSAALAKTKFVNNAICHPFDKIRYEINAVEIDKSKNVGLSSIMKGLISFNLNQNDMLENAGWLGIQDNIKSVVDDKGNFDVVIPLSMILGTIASGVTTYEDYEVKVSKIEWLMPYVVASDKQQIQLLNFIGKDNPISMCFRSWELFEYPLLPSTTKHVWTVKTSNQLEKPRFVILGLHTKRISLRTANASRFDHSLVVIDCSRQNESPKSAPVDVCLEFEAKKDFPANTSAYCLILHDRIVQYNPISGDVKKLV